The following proteins are co-located in the Calliphora vicina chromosome 2, idCalVici1.1, whole genome shotgun sequence genome:
- the LOC135952010 gene encoding transcription factor Adf-1 codes for MNKETDLEFIKLVQSYPILYDREQSRGQKNSNMKNEAWQEIAQIIKKSEIACITRWKSIRDRFGKEYRRQQENSQDTTNWELFPHLLFLKDHYKQGSARNDAIESIKYAPRVRKTKPKREYANNDVEEEIKPEELALNQNIIALVKQHDVLYDSKRVRDSKNLAAKNEAWTTIANTLDVTEQVCYTKWKKLRDRFSREYRQLQLHPERPITWIYFNDLKFLQNHYRRGIPLPVDEIRSKTKLSPVYNENPWGDDLNKSFGYSDSADQQNDDQDSSDHLIAEETTVMNDLDELLYIAPKKQCLSDTRNDSPIQVSYHVSHDMTTTNPVTSTSYTNTTTNASIYPTSFSETSAVNSSPSEAEQKLQNVISNMECVLQQSQDCLKAVQQQKETFKQEILQKSNSINLQTEMLQKVNVLLDGLQPEQRNKAERKILQFLCECQIKILNNEEINDVKPVNIY; via the exons atgaataAAGAAACAGATTTGGAATTTATCAAGCTTGTACAAAGCTATCCTATTCTATATGACAGAGAACAATCACGCGGCCAAAAGAATTCCAATATGAAAAATGAAGCCTGGCAGGAGATAGcacaaattataaagaaatctgAAATTGCGTGTATAACCCGCTGGAAATCTATAAGAGACAGATTTGGCAAGGAATACCGACGACAACAAGAAAATTCACAAGACACCAcaaattgggaattatttccGCATTTGCTGTTTCTAAAGGATCACTATAAACAAGG ATCTGCCCGTAATGATGCTATAGAATCAATTAAGTATGCCCCTCGTGTACGCAAAACGAAACCAAAAAGAGAATATGCTAATAATGATGTGGAAGAGGAAATAAAGCCGGAGGAATTGGctttaaatcaaaatataattGCCTTGGTTAAACAGCATGATGTGCTGTATGATAGCAAAAGAGTTAGGGATTCAAAGAATTTGGCAGCTAAAAACGAAGCCTGGACGACAATTGCAAACACTTTGGATGTTACAG AGCAAGTTTGTTACACGAAGTGGAAAAAGTTAAGAGATCGCTTTTCAAGAGAATATCGCCAGCTACAACTGCATCCGGAGAGACCAATaacatggatatattttaacgatttaaaatttttacaaaatcactaTAGAAGAGG AATTCCCCTACCCGTGGACGAAATAAGATCTAAAACGAAATTATCTCCAGTTTATAATGAAAATCCCTGGGGCGATGATTTAAACAAATCATTTGGTTATTCCGACAGTGCTGATCAACAAAATGATGATCAGGATAGCAGTGATCATCTGATTGCAGAGGAGACAACAGTTATGAATGATCTGGACGAACTCCTATATATAGCCCCTAAGAAACAGTGTCTCTCTGACACTCGCAATGATTCCCCAATACAAGTATCGTATCATGTCTCACACGATATGACCACAACTAATCCCGTCACTTCAACATCTTATACCAACACAACAACGAACGCATCTATATATCCCACAAGCTTTAGTGAAACATCAGCCGTGAATTCAAGTCCTTCAGAGGCCgaacaaaaactacaaaatgtTATATCCAATATGGAGTGTGTTTTGCAACAGTCGCAGGATTGTCTCAAAGCTGTACAGCAGcaaaaagaaacatttaaacaggaaatattacaaaaaagtaaTAGTATTAATCTGCAGACGGAAATGTTGCAAAAGGTTAATGTTTTATTAGATGGCCTGCAACCAGAGCAACGCAACAAGGCCGAACGTAAAATACTGCAATTTTTATGTGAATGTcagattaaaatattaaataatgagGAAATTAATGACGTAAAACCTGTAAATATATATTAG